A window of Bradyrhizobium sp. AZCC 1719 genomic DNA:
CCGCCTGGCGGGTCATGTCGGTGAATCTGGAGATCGAGGTCGGACTGTGGATGCCATAGTCGGTCCCGAAGACAGCGATGAGCGCTTCGCTGAGATCGCGCAAGGTGGGTTCGCCGGTGGATCCCAGGTGCTGCTCGGTAACCATGACCCGGACCGGCCCACCATCCTCCATCCTGCTCAGACCATGAAGGCCGCGGGCGTCGTGGCGGATGCCCCATTCCGGCTCCTTGGCAATCTCGACCTCGGCGATCAGGTGGCTGGTCGTCGGATCCCAGCCGGGGAAGTCGATGCCGGCTGCTTTGCGGATCAGGCTGCGTCCGCCGTCGCACCCGACGAGATATTTCGCGCGCAGCGACTGGACGTCGGACAGCGCGATCTCGACGCCAGTGTCGTCCTGCGCGAAATCCGTCACCTCACGTCCGCGATAGATCGGCACCGCCAGCTCGTCGACCCAGCCGGCGAGTATGCGCTCGATATGGTTCTGCCACAGCGCGAGCCCGTAATTGTGCCGGGTGGGGAAGTCGCTGATGTCCAATCGGATCAGGGCGAAGCCTGCGACCTGGGCCGCCTGTCCTTGCGAGAGAAACCGGTCGGCGATGCCGCGCTGATCGAGAACCTCGATGGTGCGTGCGTGCAGGCCGCCCGCGCGCGAGCCGACGAGCTCCTGGTCAGGGCGCCGCTCGACGATGGCGACGTCGATATCAGCCAACGCCAACTCGCCGGCCAACATCAGCCCTGTCGGGCCTCCGCCGACGATGACCACCGCATGCTCGGTCATCGCGACGCTCCGGTCGTTTCCGCGGCTGCGATCAACCCGGCCCTGCGCGATCGGCACGTCGACAGCAAATGCACTCATTTCGTGACCCCCGTAGGTTGTGGCTTCGGTCGGCGGTTCTACGGGATGACCGGGGTCTTGAAGCAAGCCCCTTGCGCGCTACATATTGAAGTGGGGAAGACGGGTGTTCTGCTTTCCGGATATTTCCGGAAGACACGGCCAGCAGTGCCTGATCCACGATCATCAGGTTCGAATGTGGACGCCGCCTTTGGGCGGCTTTTTCTTTTGCGGCCTGTAGTGATCAGACGGGGTTGCGCGCGCCGCTCACCCCGGAATGCGCACCGGCAACTGCTCGATGCCGCGCACAAAGCTCGAATAGACCCGCTTCGGCTCGCCGACCACCTCGATGCGGTCGAAACGCCTCAGCATTTCTTCCCATACGATCTTGAGCTGCAGCTCGGCAAGGCGCATGCCGACGCAGCGGTGGATGCCGAAACCGAACGACAGATGGGTGCGGGGGCGGGCGCGGTCGATGATGAATTCATCGGGCCGCTCGATGCCTTCCTCGTCGCGGTTGCCCGAGACGTACCACATCACGACGCGGTCGCCCTTTTTGATCTTCTTGCCGCCGATCTCGGTATCGACCAGAGCGGTGCGGCGCATATGGGCGAGCGGCGTCTGCCAGCGGATCACTTCCGGCACCATGGAATCGATCAGCGCCGGATTGTCGCGCAGCTTCTGATATTGGTCGGGGTGCTCGTTCAGCGCCAGCACCGAGCCGCTCATGGTGTTGCGGGTGGTGTCGTTGCCGCCAACGATCAAGAGGATGATGTTGCCCATCAGATTGTCGGGGTCCATGTGCCGCGTCGCGTCGCTGTGCGCCATCATCGACAGCAAATCGTTCTTCGGCGGCGCGTTGACGCGCTCGTTCCAGAGTTTTGAGAAATAGGCGTAGCATTCGTCCATCTCGCGGCGTCGCTGCTCGGGCGATTCCACCACGCCGCTCTTGGGCAGCGCGGTCGAGACGTCGGACCAGCGCGTCAGCTTGCGCCGCTCCTCCCAGGGGAAATCGAACAGCGTCGCCAGCATCTGCGTGGTCAGTTCGATCGAGACGCGCTCGACGAAGTTGAAGGTCTCGTTGCGCGGCAAATCGTCCAGCACCTTTTGCGAGCGCTCGCGGATCAGTTTTGCCAGCTCGTCCAGATGCGTCGGCGTGAACATCGGCGACACCGTCTTGCGCTGCGCCGAGTGCCTGGGCTGGTCCATCGCGATGAAGCTCGGATAGTCGTAGCCGGGCGGCACGTCGCGGATCGAGATGCCGCCGAGCGTGGAGTCGGAGGAGAAGATGCCGTGATTGGTGTCGACATGCATGATGTCGTTGTACTTGGTCACCGACCAATAGGGCTCGATCGGCGAATTCTCGCAGTAGTGAACCGGCTCTTCCTTGCGCAGCCGCTCGAACCACGGCCACAACGTGTCGTTCTGGAAAAGCTTTGGCGCACCGGGATGAAAGTCCTTCAGCGGCGTCGAATAGGCCTCCTCGCGCGCGGCGCGCAGCAGCTCTTTTTTGTCGGCTCTGATGGCAGTTTGAACGTTCATGGTTCGATCATCCCGGGTGAGCGTGAGCTGAGCGTGAGCGCAGCTAGGCGGCGATGCGGACCGGCAGGGTCTCGTAGCCCTTGACGAAACTCGAATATACCCGCTTCGGTTCGCCGATCACTTCAATATTATCGTACCGCTTGAGGATTTCTTCCCAGATAATCTTCAGTTGCAATTCCGCCAGCCTGATCCCGACGCAACGGTGGATACCGAAACCAAAGGAAAGGTGGGTGCGGGGGCGGGCGCGGTCGATGATGAACTCGTAGGGACGCTCGATCACGTCCTCGTCGCGGTTGCCCGAGACGTACCACATCACGACCTTGTCGCCCTTCCTGATCTGACGCCCGCGGAACTCGATGTCTTCGAGCGCGGTGCGGCGCATATGCGCCAGCGGCGTCTGCCAGCGGATCACTTCGGGGACGAAGCTGTCGATCATATCAGGGTTGTCGCGGAGCTTCCGATATTGATCCGGATTCTTGTTCAGCGCATAGACGCTGCCGGACAGCGTGTTGCGGGTGGTGTCGTTGCCGCCGACAATCAGCAGGATCAGATTGCCGAGGAAATTCTTCGGGTCCATGTCGCGGGTGGCGTCGCTGTGCGCCATCATCGACAACAAATCGCTCTTCGGCGGCTGGTTGATGCGCTCCTTCCAGAGTCTTGCGAAATAGGTCGCGCATTCCAGCAGCTCGGCTTGCCGCTGGTCCTCGGTCTCCACGAGGCCGCCATGATGCGGAATCGTGGTTGCGATATCGGACCAGCGCGTCAGCTTGCGGCGGTCCTCCCAGGGGAAGTCGAACAATACGGCGAGCATCTGCGTGGTGAGCTCGATCGAGACTTGATCGACCCAGTCGAACGTTTCGTTCTTCGGGAGATTGTCGAGGCATTCGGCGGAGCGCTTGCGGATGTTGATCGCGAGCTGGTCGAGATGCGTCGGCGTGAACATCGGCGCCACCGTCTTGCGCTGTGCGCTGTGGCGCGGCTGGTCCATCGCGATGAAACTTTCGCGGCGCAGGTCCGGCGCGACGTCGCGAATGGTGATGCCGCCGAGCGACGACGCCGACGAGAACACCGCGTGATTTGTTTCGACGTCCATGATGTCGTTGTACCTGGTTATCGACCAGTACGGGCCGAACATGCTGTCCCTGCAGTAATGCACCGGGTCTTCCCGACGGAGCCGGTCGAAATACGGCCAGAATGAATCGTTCTGGAACAGCTCGGGATTGCCGACATCGAAATCGGCCAGCGGCATCGACTGTGCCGTGTCGCGCGCGGCGCGCAGATGAGAATCTCCGGCGAGATCGATGGTTCCGTGCATGAGCCGCTCTCCCTGATTCCCCGTGCGAAGCGTGCCGAACGGGTGATGTTTTACCCTATTACATCCCGAGCCGTGCCCCGGCGCAAGGGTGAGTTGGGCGCATTTGGCCGCAGCGCAGTGCCGGTTCGATCTTGGGCGGCGCGCGCGTATTTCGCCGCGTGACAAGCGTAGGCCCGGGTACTAAGTCTGTTTGAAACACGTTTAATTCGCCGGGAGGCGGCCATGATTCCCAACGCCCATCGGATGTTCAACTTTGATCTTGGCGAGACTGCGGACGCCATTCGCGAGACCGTGCATTCATTTTCGCAGAACGAAATCGCCCCGCGCGCCGCCGAGATCGACCGCAGCAATCAGTTCCCGCGCGACCTCTGGCCCAAGATCGGCGCGCTCGGCCTGCACGGCATCACCGTCGAGGAGGAATATGGCGGCGCGGGCCTCGGCTATCTCGAGCACTGCATCGCGCTGGAAGAGATGTCGCGGGCGTCAGCCTCGGTCGGCCTGTCCTATGGCGCCCATTCCAACCTCTGCGTCAACCAGATCCGCCGCAACGGCAGTGATGCACAGAAGCGCAAATATCTGCCGAAGCTGATCTCGGGCGAGCATGTCGGCTCGCTGGCGATGTCGGAGCCGGGCGCCGGCTCGGACGTGGTCTCGATGAAGACCCGGGCTGAGAAGAAGGGCGACCGCTTCGTGCTGAACGGCAACAAGATGTGGATCACCAACGGCCCGGAGGCGGACACGCTGGTGGTCTACGCCAGGACCGACGCCAATGCCGGCCCGCGCGGCATCACCGCCTTCCTCATCGAAAAGGGCATGAAGGGCTTTTCCACCGCGCAAAAGCTCGACAAGCTCGGCATGCGCGGCTCCGACACCTGCGAACTGCTGTTCGAGGATTGCGAAGTCCCCGAGGAGAACGTGCTGAGCGAGGTCGGCCGCGGCGTCAACGTCTTGATGAGCGGCCTCGACTACGAGCGCGCGGTGCTGGCGGCAGGTCCGATCGGCATCATGCAGGCTTGCATGGACGTGGTGCTGCCCTACGTGCACGAGCGAAAACAGTTCGGCGAGCCGATCGGCAGCTTCCAACTGGTGCAAGGCAAGATCGCCGACATGTACACCACGATGAACGCCTCGCGCGCCTATGTCTATGCGGTGGCGAAAGCCTGCGACCGCGGCGAGACCACGCGGGAGGATGCGGCCGGCGCGATCCTCTATGCCGCCGAGAAGGCGACGCAGTGCGCGCTCGACGCCATCCAGCTCCTCGGCGGCAACGGCTACATCAACGACTATCCCACGGGGCGGCTGTTGCGCGACGCCAAACTCTACGAGATCGGCGCCGGCACCAGCGAAATCCGCCGCATGCTGATCGGACGGGAGCTGTTCGAAAAGACGGCTTGAACTTCACATCGAGGCAAAGATGATACAGGCTGTCATATCGTCCTCGAACGTTACGTTCCGGCCGTCCTGAAGCCATTCCAACGGCTCCCTCGCATCCAAAGAAAACGCCGATTCCGAAAATGGACCCCACCCCGGACATGACCGCGGACGGTTGGCCCTGCGGGGCGGGTGTTGCTGAACTATCACCTGAGTCAACTATGAAGTCGACTCGCGTGCCATGCCTTAAGAACGGCCTTCTCTTCATCAGCTGTGAGACCGGTAACCGGTCCGCCGGCGGCGCGCGCCCAAAACAACGTGTCGCGGGCGGTCTCCGCAAGGGCTCGCACGGTCAAGCCGGACTCACGCGCCGGTGACGTGTCGCGCGTGTTGAAGCCCGCAAACTCCGGTAGCGGCAGCCACAGCGGCAGCGAACGCGGGCCAGACCATCGCTTGATGTCGTGGCTCTCCAGAAACGCGCGATCAACCCAGGTGAACGTGCAGGACGAGCCAAGGGCGTCCGCGCATCCTGCTAAGAACTGGCCGCGCGTGACCGATGGCCCAATGCCATCAAAAATCCCGGTCAGACGGGTTTGCGCGGCATGCACGATCCATTGGGCAAGATCGCGTACGTCGATGAGTTGGACCGCATCATCCGGCGTTCCAGGCACGAGCACCTCGCCGCCTCGATCAAGCCGTGTGGGCCAATAGGTGAACCGACCCGTTGGGTCCTCTGGACCTACAATCAGTCCGGCCCTGCAAATAAATGCGTTCTCGCCGATCGCCTGCTCGCACGCGACCTTGGCGGCACCATAGATCTCCTCGCTGCTGTGCTCGATCTCCGGTGCTGTGGGCGCCCGGAGGGGAGCGGCATCAGCGCGCTGCCCGATCGTGCAGTTGTCGGCATATACGCTGACCGTCGAGACAAAGGTCCAATGCGCGACGCGATGCTTGAGCGCCGCGACTCCGCGACGCACCTGGCCGGGATGACGCGACACATCAACGACGGCATCGAACTCCTCGTGGGCAAGCGGCGCGAGGCCGTCCGGTTCGTCGCGGTCCACACGGATAAAGCGAGCCCGGCTCGGAACTGCTCCAGCGACGCCTCGAGCGGCGCATGTCACGTTATGCCCCATCGCACAGGCGTGGACGGCGATTGCGCGCCCGAGAAACTGCGTGCCGCCAAGAATCAAGAGGCGCATTTGTACACCCAGAGAAAGCAGCCGATCGGACAAAGTCTCAGAAGTGACAAGGAATAGTCGCACAACCGCAAGTAATCCAGAGGTAACGCGCCCAAACGCGAGATTGGGGATGACCGCTATTCGCTCTTGTCGGACTTCAGGTGATGTTCGGCTTCCGTGCCCAAACCACTGCAAAGCGGACTTGGATCAAGCGATCCCGCCAATCTCGATTGATGAGCTCACCACTATAGCAAGCGATTGTGGGACCTGGGTCACACAACAACCGGCAAATCTGTGGTTTGATCCGCTACCGTTCGCGCTGGAGTTGAACCATGAACCAGATGAGCTGGCCGCCGCAGGTGCCGCCACCGCAGCCTTTGCCCGTGCCGCCGCCAATGCCGGTGGCGTTTTCGGGCAGTCGCGGCGAATTCTTCGATCTGGTCAAGCGCGGCGCGGGGCTGGAATTCGTCACCCTCGGGTTCTACCGGTTTTGGCTGCTCACCGACATCCGCCGCCATCTCTGGGCCAACACCCATGTCGACGGCGACGCTGCGGAATATACCGGCCGCGGCAAGGAATTGCTGATCGGATTTTTGGTCGCGCTCGCGATCCTGGTGCCGGTCTATCTCGGCTACTTTCTGGTCGGCCTCGAGGCCGAGCATATCCAGGCGTTTGCCAGTATTCCGCTGGTCGCGTTCTTCTATGTGTTCGGGCAGTTCGCGATCTACCGCGCGCGCCGTTACCGGCTGACGCGCACGGTGTGGCGCGGCCTGCGATTCTGGATGACCGGATCGGGCTGGATCTATGCCTTGCAGGCATCGCTGTGGGGCCTGTTGTCGGCGGTGACCCTTGGGCTGGCGCTGCCGTGGCGCTCGGCCGCGCTCGAACGCTACAAGATGCGCCACACATTCTACGGTGACCTGCAGGGCCGTTTTGAGGGGCGCGGCTGGGAGTTTTTCAAGCGCGGCTGGTGGCTGTGGCTGCTCACGCCGATTGCGTTTTACGTGTTCCCGCTCGCGCCGTTCATCTACGGGGCCTTCAAGGCGATCGAATGGCGCTGGTGGCTGTCGGGCATTCGGTTCGGCGGCGTGCGCGTGGAATCGTCCTTGCCCAAGAGCGCGCTGATCGGCCTGTACTGGAAAGTCATCGGCTGGATCGTAGTACTCGGATTGATATTCTCGGCCTACCTCGCGCTGGCGGCGGTATTGGTCGCCAGCATGAGCGGCGATGCATTCAGCGAGTTCTTTAAGTCGCAGGAATTCATGAAGAGCATTCCGCTTCTGGTGCTCGCGGGCATCGGCTACCTGGTGTTTGCGCTGGCGATGAATATCGTGATCCGGGTCTATCTGTTGCGTGACCTCTGGGTCAGGGTGCTCGGATCGGTCAATGTCAGCGGTATCGAGGCAGCTGCCAACGTTTCGGCGCGCGGCGGAATGGCCAGCGCACTTGGCGAAGGATTTGCCGACGGCCTCGATGTCGGCGGCTTCTAAGGCATCAGAGTCCTGATAGTCATGGATAGCGATCCACCAACGCCTGTAAGATCGACCACGCTCGGTTCGGTGGCCTATTTCGACGGAACGTCGAGCCGGCGACGCATGGTGACGCTCCGCCTTGCCGACCGGCTCGAAATCGACGAGGGCGAACAAACACTGGCGGCGTGGGCCTACGCCGACATCCGCCGCGCCGACAGTCCGGCCGGTGTGCTGCGCCTGAGCTGCTTGACCGCGCCCGCGCTGGCGCGACTGGAGGTTCGCGACAAGGAGCTTGCCAACGAGGTGGTCTCGCGCTGCACTGACATCGATGACCACATGATCGGCCGCCGCGGCGTTGCCGCTATCGTCGGCTGGTCGCTCGCGGCCGCGGTGTCGATCGTCGCCGTGGTGCTGTTCGGACTTCCGCTCGCGGCCGATCGCCTCACGCCGCTGGTGCCCGAAGCGTTCGAACGGCGGCTCGGCGATGTCGCAGACAGCCAGGTCAAGACAATGTTCGATGCCAAGGTGTGCGACAATGCCGCCGGGCAGAAGGCCTTCACCAAACTCATGACAGCACTTCGGGAATCCGCGGGCCTCGACACCTCGGTGCAGTCGGGCGTGTTGTCGAGCTCGGTGCCGAATGCCTTCGCGCTGCCGGGCGGGAAGGTCTATCTGTTCAGCGGATTGTTGGCGAAGGCCGAGAACGCCGATGAGATTGCGGGCGTGCTGGCCCATGAGCTCGGCCATCTCAAGCATCGCGACAGCATGCGCGCAATGATTCACAACGGCGGCACCTCGTTCCTGATCGGATTGCTGTTCGGCGATATCACGGGCTCGAGCGCGCTGATCTTCGGCTCGCGCACGCTGGTGACGTCGTCGCATTCGCGCGACGCCGAGAACGACGCCGACAGTTTTGCGATCGACGTCATGCACCGGCTCGGCCGGCCGGCGAAGCCGACCGGGGAATTGCTGCTCCGGGTCACTGGAAAGGAGGGCAAGGGCCTCTCCATCATCTCCACCCACCCCTTGAGCGAGGACCGGCTGGCACGGATGAGCCGGAAAGACCCGCCGGCCAGCGGGCCGCCGCTGCTGACATCAGAGGAATGGCGATCGCTGAAATCGATCTGCGACGGCAAGATCTGACCCGCTCTGGCTTACCTGCGGGCGCTCTTCCGTGATCTCGCTGCTTCGATCGGTGCGGGTGCTGCACCGGCCGGCTTCAAATCCCATACCGCCTGCATGGCCGAGAAGGCTTGTGCAATTATCGGCTCGTGGCGCCGCGACGCCAGACAGGCGAAACCGAGGTCGCAGGTCAGCGCCACCTTGTCGGCAATCACGAAATTCCGTTTGCTCGTGACGCGGTCGAGCACGCTGTCGCGCGCGAGGCCGAGGCCATTGCCGCCTTCGACAAGATCGATCATGGCTTCTTCCTGATCGGCGAAAGCGACGCGCTTCGGCGATGAGCCCATCGACCGGAACACGTCGTCGAGCAGCCTCCGCTGCGCCGAGTCATGCGGCGTTCCGATCCAGGGCAGGTCGGCAAGGTCGGCCCAGTCCTTGCCCACCACCTTGCCGCTCCATTCGCGTGGGGCGATCACGCGGTAGTCGAACCGCGTCAGCGCCATGAGCTGGAACTTGCCGTCGTCGATGGTACGTTCGGACAGCATCCCTGACGTAAGCAATCCGGCGGGCGTGGCATCGATGTAGTATCCAACGTCGAGTTCGCCTCTGCCGATCTGCGCCAGTACGTCCTCGGCCATGCCGTAGCGGAGGAAGACTTCGGTCTTTTTCGAGGAGGTGGCGAGGCTTCGCACGAACGGACCGAGCCGGATCGACTCGGGATCAAGGATCGTGCCGACGCGCAACGTGCCGCGCAGCGATTCGCGCAAGGAATCCGCCGCTGTCCTGAAATCGGCCGACGCCGAGACCGTCCGATGCGCAAGCGGCAGCAGGGCGGCACCCGCTTCTGTCAGGGTAAAGCCGCCCGGCGTCCGGTTGAAAAGCTGCAAGCCGGTGCTCTCCTCCAGGCCCTTCAATTGCAGGCTGACGGCAGGCTGGGTCAGGTGCAGCAAGGTGGCCGCGCGCGAAACTGTGCCTTCGCGGGCCACGGTGATGAAGCAGCGCAAGGCCTGGATCCGCGGCAGGTCGTTCATTTGAAGGACTTATAGGAAGCACCCATGACCCCATTAGACAGGATTTGCTCTTGGAAGTCACAACCTTTCATCGATAAAACTTGGCGTTGTCATTGGAAAAAGGTGGATAGCCCCGATTTGGGGGCCGAGACGGAATGGCCCCGCGGCCGGTCACTGCGGCAGGTTGTTGACCTTTCGCACCCAGGAGCGCACGTCGGCCAGCACATCCGGCAGCAGCGCCTTGACCTCCTGAACGGTCATGCCGGGCTTGATCCGGGGATCGTAGAGCAGGTTGAGGAGATATTGGTCGTAGATATCGAAATAGCCCCTCGACACATTGTCGTTGAACATGGTCCAGGGCACGGTCGAGGTATCGTTGATCGGCCCGAGCGACTGCAGCAGTTCCTCATAGGCGCAATCGAAGAAGACGAAGTCGCCATTGTCGACGGTGAGAATCACGTCGGAATGCTCGATTTCGAATTTCTCGTTCTTGCGAAAGCCGGACAGGCATTGCGGGTCGAGCGAAGAGCGGATCTGGCGCGCCCGCTCGCTGCCGTAGAAGGTCGCAATCGTACGCTGGAGATCGCGGTCGCGCACCAGCTTGACGTGCACATTGGCGTCTTCGCTGGTTTCGACCATCGCGATGTCGAGGTGCTGAACGCGCGCGGCGATGTCGGCCACGATTTTCGCAAGCTGCGCCTTGCGGTCGGCGCGCGTGCCGTCGGCAAACACCCGCACCGGTCCGTCATATTTGCGGATACGGTCGACGCGGCCGGCGAGATGATACTCGGCGCCGAAGGCGATCTTCAGAAAGCCTTCGACGATCTCGCTGTCGGTGAAGATCTTTTTCTCGGTGCGCTGACGCTGTGCGATGGCGGGAATGTCGGCGAAAGCCGTGCACGGCGTGGAGATTTCGCCGAGTGCTGCGGCGCTCAGGGCAGCCGCTAGCGTCCGTACATACAGCAATCGGCGGGGCGTGCGCATTCAAACAACGCTGCAGCAATTGGCGCGTGCGCGCAAGGGTTGTTCAGCCGATTGCCGGCGGCGGCGCTGCAAGTTCCGCCTGCGGTGCCTGTCAGGAGGTGTACCTCGGAACGGGGGTTATCTTCCGCCAACCCTTGCTCTGATCGAGGCTACGTCGATTCCTCCGTCAACCATCTTGGCCTCAGCTTGCGCCTTTACTGCATTGCAAAGGGCCATCAGGAAGGCGTCATGCGAGCATCGCGCGTCCATCTTTGTGTAGACGAGATCATACTCGATCGGCTCCCACGTTCCGAAGTCCGCGAGATTGTGCTGAATTTGCACTTCAAGGTTATCCAGCGCTGTAGCAAACTTCGCCTCTGCCGTCGTATGCGCTTCAAACTCGTGCCACAGCTCGAAGATTTCCTGTCCGGTGTCGCCGGCAACGCGGGTTCGGATCTCCTCGATTGCCGCACGTTCGCGTTCTGCCTTGAGCTCTTTTCGTTCGCCCACTTCGAAGTAGGGGATATCCCCGGCCAAGGCCTCCACTAGGTCGTGCACCAGGACAATCTTGAGCACGCGCCCAATATCGACAGGATGCTCAAGATGACGGTATGCAAGCAGTGCGATCAGCGCCATCTGCCACGTATGCTCGGCGACACTCTCTCGGCGCCCGTCCGATAGCCAGCTATGCCGCAGCTCGCGTTTGAGTCGCTCCGACAGCCCCAGGAATTCCAGGATTCGGCTAGCTTCGTTTTCCATCCACTCACCTATTCAAGACGAGCCGATACGGCAGCCGAGAAATGGACGCTGCCTAATTCCTAACGATAACCGGCGTGCCGATGCGGACGCGGCTATAGAGATCGGTTACGTCCTCATTGGTCATGCGGAAGCAGCCGGACGAGACCGCCTGTCCGATCGTCTCGGGCTCGTTGGAGCCGTGGATGCGGTACAGCGTCGATCCCAGATACATCGCCCGCGCGCCGAGCGGGTTGTCGATGCCGCCTGCCATGTGGCGCGGCAGGTCGGGCCGGCGCCGGAGCATCTGAGCCGGCGGCGTCCAGCTCGGCCATTCCTTCTTCGCGGTGACGCGGTGGGTTCCGCTCCAGCGGAAGCCGTCCCGGCCGACACCAATGCCGTAGCGGATCGCCTGGCCGTTGCCGAGCACGAGATAGAGCCGGCGTTCGGCGGTGTTGATGAGAATTGTGCCGGGGGCGAGATTGCCGGCAAAGTTCACTGTCGTACGCGGGATCGGACTCGCTCCGCTGGGCATGCCGGGCCGGAAGAAACCGGGGCCGCCGCCCATGATGTCGCGCGAGTCTTCAAAGAAGAAACCTTGAAATAAACCTTGGGCCTGCGCGTTGCCGGCCCCCGCTAGCACAGTGAGTGCCGCAAACAGCAAAGCAAAAGCCCGGGTCATTGTTCTCCCTCGCGAAAAAATCTGAATATGCAGGTCGAGACAGGCCATAATTGCGGCGATCGTGCAAGCAACGAGCCCGTGACCACAGCCATTTTCAAACACCGCGGTTAAAAAAGACAACATGCCGGAAACGATGGCTGCATTGTTCCGCTAAACCTTTGACGAAACGTGCGAACAATGTTTGATCGTTAGCTGCTCTTAAGAACAAAGCGCGAAGGGGAATGAGACCATGAACGGTGCGGAAAGTCTGGTGCGGACATTGGTCGCGGGCGGGGTGGACGTCTGCTTCAGCAATCCCGGCACCTCGGAGATGCATTTCGTCGCCGCACTGGATCGGGTCGAGGGGATGCGCTGCGTGCTCGGCCTGTTCGAGGGCGTGGTGACGGGGGCTGCCGACGGCTATTACCGCATGAAGGGCACGCCGGCCTCGACGCTGTTGCATCTCGGGCCCGGCCTCGCCAATGGTCTTGCCAACCTGCACAACGCCAAGAAGGCCAATTCCGGCATCGTCAACATCGTCGGCCAGCACGCGACCTACCATATCGGCTACAACGCCCCGCTGACATCAGACATCGAAGGGCTGGCGCGGCCGATGTCGTCCTGGGTGCGGACCTCGCCGGATGCCAAATCCGTTGCCGCCGATGGCGCTGCCGCGATCGCTGCCGCCAAGAGTTCGCCGCCGCAGATTGCCACGCTGATCCTGCCCGCCGACACTGCCTGGAACGAGGCCGACGGCATCGCGCCAGCGCCGGCGGAAAGCCAGCGCGCCAATTATTCCGCGCAGGCCGTCGACAATGCCGCGAAGGTTTTGCGCAACGGCGGCGCGTCGACGCTGTTGCTGATGACCGGCAGCGCGCTGACCGAGCAGGGGCTGGCGCTGGCTGCCCAGATTGCAGGCAAGACCGGCTGCAAGGTGATGGGCCAGACCTACAATCCACGCATGGCGCGCGGCAGGGGCCGGTTCGCGATCGACCGCATTCCGTACGTGATCGAGCAGGCGCTGCCGATCCTGAAGGATTTTAAAAATATCGTATTGGTTGAGGCCAACGACCCCGTGGCGTTCTTCGCCTATCCGAACAAGCCGAGCATGCTGAAGCCGCAAGGGTGCGAAGTGCACCGCATGACCACGGGCGCCGAAAATTCCGTTGCCGCGCTGGAAGCGCTGGCTGGCGCACTGCATGCGCAGCCGCAGGACCGGCAGCCGCAAAAGATGGTCGAAATCGCCAAACCGACCGGCGCGCTGACGCACGCCTCGATCGCGCAGGCGATTGCGATGGCGATCCCGGAAAACGCCATCGTGGTCGATGAATCCATCACCACCGGCCGCGGCTTCTTCCCACCGACGGCCGCCGCTGCCCCGCACGACTGGCTACAGAACATGGGCGGCTCGATCGGCTTCTCCACCC
This region includes:
- a CDS encoding acetolactate synthase large subunit, encoding MNGAESLVRTLVAGGVDVCFSNPGTSEMHFVAALDRVEGMRCVLGLFEGVVTGAADGYYRMKGTPASTLLHLGPGLANGLANLHNAKKANSGIVNIVGQHATYHIGYNAPLTSDIEGLARPMSSWVRTSPDAKSVAADGAAAIAAAKSSPPQIATLILPADTAWNEADGIAPAPAESQRANYSAQAVDNAAKVLRNGGASTLLLMTGSALTEQGLALAAQIAGKTGCKVMGQTYNPRMARGRGRFAIDRIPYVIEQALPILKDFKNIVLVEANDPVAFFAYPNKPSMLKPQGCEVHRMTTGAENSVAALEALAGALHAQPQDRQPQKMVEIAKPTGALTHASIAQAIAMAIPENAIVVDESITTGRGFFPPTAAAAPHDWLQNMGGSIGFSTPVATGAAVACPDRKVICMVGDGSAMYTLQSLWTQAREGLNVVTIVFANKIYQILRGEFDGVGAGEPGQRAQDMLKIDRPDLDFVALAKGMGVPGRAVANADDFNKALAEAVAEPGPRLIEVQM